A genomic window from Cutibacterium acnes includes:
- a CDS encoding HAD family hydrolase, whose amino-acid sequence MTLPHMVNSMRIMDSPSLDEKFHAVLFDLDGVLTPTALIHMRAWQEMLNEELSRHQDQNPYTDEDYFAYVDGKPRYNGVRDFFASRGITLPEGDPSDGPAAQTICGLGNRKNDLFNTVLARDGIQPYPGSRRWVDRLHESGMAMAVVSSSRNAAAVLKAAGMVEDFSVLVDGNRSKTERLPGKPAPDTYLRGAELLGVPAEQCVVVEDAVSGVRAGAAGGFGMVLGVNRGVGADRLREAGADRVVDDLDEMVEEMA is encoded by the coding sequence ATGACCCTTCCCCACATGGTGAATAGCATGAGGATTATGGACTCGCCCTCCCTCGATGAGAAGTTCCATGCTGTGCTGTTCGACCTCGATGGCGTTCTGACTCCCACCGCGCTCATTCATATGCGTGCTTGGCAGGAGATGCTCAACGAGGAGTTATCGCGGCACCAAGACCAGAACCCCTATACCGACGAGGATTATTTCGCCTACGTCGATGGCAAACCCCGATATAATGGGGTACGCGATTTTTTTGCCAGCCGCGGCATCACTCTTCCAGAGGGTGACCCGTCTGACGGCCCTGCCGCCCAGACGATTTGTGGGCTAGGCAACCGCAAGAACGACCTGTTCAATACAGTGCTGGCCCGGGACGGCATCCAGCCTTACCCGGGGTCGCGACGTTGGGTGGATAGGCTGCACGAGAGTGGTATGGCGATGGCGGTGGTCTCATCGTCACGCAATGCCGCAGCAGTGCTCAAGGCGGCGGGGATGGTCGAGGATTTTTCAGTGCTGGTGGACGGCAACCGGTCGAAGACTGAAAGATTACCCGGCAAGCCGGCCCCCGATACGTACCTGAGAGGAGCGGAGCTACTCGGTGTGCCTGCTGAACAGTGCGTCGTCGTCGAGGACGCGGTGTCGGGAGTACGCGCGGGAGCTGCCGGAGGATTTGGAATGGTGCTTGGCGTCAACCGTGGTGTCGGGGCCGACCGGCTGCGTGAGGCCGGCGCCGACCGGGTGGTGGATGACTTAGATGAGATGGTTGAGGAGATGGCATGA